Proteins from a genomic interval of Cucumis melo cultivar AY chromosome 7, USDA_Cmelo_AY_1.0, whole genome shotgun sequence:
- the LOC127150378 gene encoding uncharacterized protein LOC127150378, whose amino-acid sequence MSLLSPYVCVWVDSFGRQIEQGIQPHFSHQEPLYPIIASWPFEALGLNLVGPITPKSSADHSYILAGTDYFSKQTKVMLLREAKKKNIVNFVQTHIIYRYGIPQHIVTDNGRQFANTLMDKLCEKLNLKQYKSSMYKGATNGLVEAFSKTLCNLLKKVISKTKRDWQEKIEEALWAY is encoded by the exons ATGTCATTGTTAAGCCCATACGTTTGTGTTTgggtggattcgtttggacgtCAAATTGAACAAGGAATTCAACCacatttcag CCATCAGGAGCCTCTTTATCCAATAATAGCTTCATGGCCTTTTGAAGCTTTGGGACTCAACTTGGTTGGACCTATCACACCTAAATCATCGGCCGACCATTCTTACATCCTTGCAGGAACTGATTATTTTTCTAAACAGACAAAAGTCATGCTATTAAGAGaagcaaagaagaaaaacattGTAAATTTTGTTCAAACACACATCATTTACAGATATGGTATTCCTCAACACATCGTGACTGATAATGGAAGACAATTTGCTAACACTCTGATGGACAAGCTGTGTGAGAAACTTAACCTCAAACAGTACAAGTCTTCTATGTACAAGGGCGCAACAAATGGATTGGTAGAAGCATTCAGCAAAACTCTGTGCAATCTTCTGAAAAAGGTGATCTCCAAGACAAAAAGAGATTGGCAAGAAAAGATTGAGGAAGCATTGTGGGCCTACTGA